In a genomic window of Nostoc sp. UHCC 0870:
- a CDS encoding AAA-like domain-containing protein, protein MTGDYEYKVGGSLESDAPSYVKRQADSDLYHGLKAGELCYVFNSRQMGKTSLLVRTMKQLQADGFACGVIDISGLGSQDITIEQWYGSIIDSLLNELNFVEPEDLAVWWDKSIEISPVRRLGKLFDELLLPNINKNIVIFLDEIDSILRLDFPADDFFALIRSCYQRRSFKAEYKRLNFALFGVATPSDLIKDEERTPFNIGRAIQLYGFKLDEVVPLSKGFEGKVENPQALMQEVLAWTGGQPLLTQKVCNLLKLTLKKPPSKLLSDEERGFEFITNTIQQRGEDIDNSPLCFEEGLGERFSITQFVEGVVRNGIIDNWEAQDKEEHLKTIRDRVLVNEGISVALLGLYQQILQQSEIAINGSPEQMRLRLTGVVVEQQTKLRVYNNIYANVFDINWVENELGKLRPYTNNLKAWQESGYQDESCLLRGEELEIARVWAGGKSLSDVDYRFLSTSVEAELNQKVAEAEVRQNKALEKERQANQRLTEAEGKTKRQVRISIVASVFLALSIIGALAALITAGEAIKKQGLATSKLNNANKELQSVTDQKQKAEAALTEAQANEKSANANFKKATEDVKKKEQDLLQKDQQLNIAKEKEKSANKAAKQAQRDQQQAQQQAQLAQQERQQAEQARQTAVVGLTIAKQQQESAQNQRKNAEEQRNNALTATRLEQVGVRTLRQFYVGGQIENLVEIMRTGRELKGLVKGKQSLADYPAYSPLFSLQEILLNIRERNQLKEHQREVSSVVFSPDGKTLASASDDKTIKLWDVKTGKEMGKEIISLTGHQSYVSSIVFSPDGKTLASASGDKTIKLWDVGTGKEITSLTGHRNYVSSVVFSPDGKTLASASGDKTIKLWDVKTGKEITSLTGHRNYVSSVVFSPDGKTLASASWDKTIKLWDVETRKEITSLTGHQDTVSSVVFSPNGKTLASASWDKTIKLWDVETRKEITSLTGHQHEVRSVMFSPDGKTLASASHDKTIKLWNLKTRKEITSLTGHQHEVTSVMFSPNGKTLASASWDSTIKLWNLKTRKEITSLTGHQDTVSSVVFSPNGKTLASASWDNTIKLWDVETRKEITSLTGHQREVTNVVFSPDGKTLASASSDNTIKLWDVETRKEITSLTGHQLTVTSVVFSPDGKTLASTSYDNTIKLWDMGTRKEITSLTGHQYIVSRVLFSPDGKTLASASSDKTIKLWDVRTRKEITSLTGHRGWVSSVVFSPDGKTLASASGDSTIKLWNLKTGKEITSLTGHLYIVSSVVFSPDGKTLASASSDNTIKLWDVETRKEITSLTGHQDAISSVAFSPDGKTLASASDDYTIKLWSLDLDYLLAQGCNHLKDYLATRDQLRQEICPNK, encoded by the coding sequence ATGACGGGAGACTACGAGTATAAAGTTGGTGGCAGTTTAGAATCAGATGCTCCCAGCTATGTGAAACGACAAGCGGATTCTGACCTTTATCATGGATTAAAGGCAGGGGAGCTATGTTATGTTTTTAACTCCCGGCAGATGGGTAAAACGAGTTTGTTGGTGCGGACGATGAAACAGCTACAAGCTGATGGTTTTGCTTGTGGTGTAATTGATATTTCTGGATTGGGTAGTCAAGATATTACCATTGAGCAGTGGTATGGAAGTATTATTGATAGTCTATTAAATGAACTGAATTTTGTTGAACCGGAAGACTTAGCTGTATGGTGGGACAAATCTATCGAAATTTCGCCAGTGCGACGTTTGGGGAAACTCTTTGATGAATTGTTACTGCCAAATATTAACAAAAATATAGTAATTTTTCTAGATGAGATTGATAGTATTCTTCGTTTAGACTTTCCTGCTGATGATTTTTTCGCTTTAATTAGAAGCTGTTATCAAAGACGCTCTTTCAAAGCAGAATATAAGCGGTTGAATTTTGCGTTGTTTGGTGTAGCGACACCTTCAGATTTGATTAAAGATGAGGAAAGAACGCCGTTTAATATTGGCAGAGCGATTCAACTATATGGTTTTAAGTTAGATGAAGTTGTACCTTTGTCAAAAGGGTTTGAGGGGAAAGTAGAGAATCCGCAAGCTTTAATGCAGGAGGTTTTGGCTTGGACAGGGGGACAACCTTTATTGACGCAGAAGGTTTGTAATTTGTTAAAGCTAACTTTGAAAAAACCTCCCTCCAAACTTCTTTCCGACGAGGAGAGAGGCTTTGAATTTATTACCAATACCATACAACAAAGAGGGGAAGACATTGATAATTCCCCTCTTTGCTTTGAGGAGGGTTTAGGGGAGAGGTTTTCAATTACGCAGTTTGTGGAAGGGGTGGTAAGAAATGGGATTATTGATAATTGGGAAGCTCAGGATAAAGAAGAACATTTAAAAACAATTCGGGATAGGGTGCTGGTTAATGAGGGAATTTCTGTAGCTTTGTTGGGGTTATATCAGCAAATTTTGCAGCAGAGTGAAATTGCTATTAATGGTAGCCCTGAACAAATGAGGTTACGTTTGACTGGGGTGGTAGTAGAACAGCAGACAAAATTAAGGGTTTATAACAACATTTATGCGAATGTCTTTGATATTAATTGGGTTGAGAATGAACTAGGTAAATTACGTCCCTATACTAATAATTTAAAAGCTTGGCAAGAGAGTGGATACCAGGATGAGTCCTGTTTGTTGCGAGGAGAAGAGTTAGAAATTGCTCGTGTTTGGGCTGGTGGGAAAAGTTTGAGTGATGTTGATTATAGATTTTTATCTACGAGTGTAGAAGCAGAGTTAAATCAAAAGGTTGCGGAGGCAGAAGTCAGACAAAATAAAGCTTTGGAGAAAGAGAGACAAGCTAATCAGCGTTTGACGGAAGCAGAAGGGAAGACAAAGAGACAGGTTCGTATTAGCATTGTTGCTTCGGTTTTTTTGGCGCTGTCGATAATTGGTGCGTTAGCTGCATTGATAACGGCAGGTGAAGCTATTAAAAAACAAGGTTTAGCTACTTCAAAACTAAATAATGCAAATAAAGAACTGCAATCTGTTACTGACCAAAAACAAAAAGCTGAGGCTGCATTAACAGAAGCACAAGCCAACGAAAAAAGTGCAAATGCTAATTTTAAAAAAGCGACTGAGGATGTAAAAAAGAAAGAGCAAGATTTGCTGCAAAAAGACCAACAATTAAATATCGCAAAAGAAAAAGAGAAATCTGCAAACAAAGCTGCGAAACAAGCACAGAGAGACCAACAACAAGCACAGCAGCAAGCACAATTAGCTCAACAAGAACGTCAACAAGCAGAACAAGCACGTCAAACAGCTGTAGTTGGATTAACCATAGCCAAGCAACAACAAGAGTCAGCGCAAAATCAGCGAAAAAACGCAGAAGAACAACGCAACAATGCCCTGACGGCTACGCGATTAGAACAAGTGGGAGTTAGAACATTGCGCCAGTTCTATGTAGGAGGGCAAATTGAGAATTTGGTAGAAATAATGCGGACTGGAAGGGAGTTGAAAGGCTTAGTTAAAGGTAAACAATCTTTGGCTGATTACCCAGCTTACAGCCCATTATTTAGTTTACAGGAAATTTTGTTAAACATTCGCGAACGCAATCAGTTAAAGGAGCATCAACGTGAAGTTAGCAGCGTCGTGTTTAGTCCCGACGGCAAAACCTTAGCTTCTGCTAGTGACGACAAGACCATAAAATTGTGGGATGTGAAGACGGGAAAAGAAATGGGAAAAGAAATTATTTCCCTCACTGGACATCAAAGTTATGTTAGCAGCATCGTGTTTAGTCCCGATGGCAAAACCTTAGCTTCTGCGAGTGGAGACAAGACCATAAAATTATGGGATGTGGGGACGGGAAAAGAAATTACTTCCCTCACTGGACATCGAAATTATGTCAGCAGTGTTGTGTTTAGTCCCGACGGCAAAACCTTAGCTTCTGCTAGTGGGGACAAGACCATAAAATTGTGGGATGTGAAGACGGGAAAAGAAATTACTTCCCTCACTGGACATCGAAATTATGTCAGCAGTGTTGTGTTTAGTCCCGACGGCAAAACCTTAGCTTCTGCGAGTTGGGACAAGACCATAAAATTGTGGGATGTAGAGACGAGAAAAGAAATTACCTCCCTGACTGGACATCAAGATACAGTCAGCAGCGTCGTGTTTAGTCCCAACGGCAAAACCTTAGCTTCTGCGAGTTGGGACAAGACCATAAAATTGTGGGATGTAGAGACGAGAAAAGAAATTACCTCTCTAACTGGACATCAACATGAAGTCAGGAGCGTCATGTTTAGTCCAGACGGCAAAACCTTAGCTTCTGCTAGTCATGACAAAACCATAAAATTGTGGAATCTAAAGACAAGAAAAGAAATTACCTCCCTCACTGGACATCAACATGAAGTCACCAGTGTCATGTTTAGTCCCAATGGCAAAACCTTAGCTTCTGCGAGTTGGGACAGCACCATAAAATTGTGGAATCTAAAGACAAGAAAAGAAATTACCTCCCTGACTGGACATCAAGATACAGTCAGCAGCGTCGTGTTTAGTCCCAACGGCAAAACCTTAGCTTCTGCTAGTTGGGACAACACCATAAAATTGTGGGATGTAGAGACGAGAAAAGAAATTACCTCCCTGACTGGACATCAACGTGAAGTTACCAACGTCGTGTTTAGTCCCGACGGCAAAACCTTAGCTTCTGCTAGTTCAGACAACACCATAAAATTGTGGGATGTAGAGACGAGAAAAGAAATTACCTCCTTAACTGGACATCAACTTACAGTCACCAGTGTAGTGTTTAGTCCCGACGGCAAAACCTTGGCTTCTACTAGTTATGACAACACCATAAAATTGTGGGATATGGGGACGAGAAAAGAAATTACCTCCCTAACTGGACATCAATACATAGTTAGCAGAGTCTTATTTAGTCCCGACGGCAAAACCTTAGCTTCTGCTAGTTCAGACAAGACCATAAAATTGTGGGATGTGAGGACGAGAAAAGAAATTACCTCCCTGACTGGACATCGAGGTTGGGTCAGCAGCGTCGTGTTTAGTCCAGACGGCAAAACTTTAGCTTCTGCGAGTGGGGACAGCACCATAAAATTGTGGAATCTAAAGACAGGAAAAGAAATTACCTCTCTAACTGGACATCTATATATAGTTAGCAGCGTTGTGTTTAGTCCCGACGGCAAAACCTTAGCTTCTGCTAGTTCAGACAACACCATAAAATTGTGGGATGTAGAGACGAGAAAAGAAATTACCTCCCTGACTGGACATCAAGATGCAATCAGCAGCGTCGCGTTTAGTCCAGACGGCAAAACCTTAGCTTCTGCCAGTGACGACT